In Cryptomeria japonica chromosome 5, Sugi_1.0, whole genome shotgun sequence, the genomic window atgcaaaatctagtttttggaggattcttcaatttcaggacatttgaggatcaagaTAACATTCCAGACTTCTTAAGGCAAATTCGCTttgtccttgatgtaagggatgggacctaggaggacattatgcattcaaccaaggtttgatttagcaacttgaagtgcaaccggatagtacacaaaaaacaccctaggaatgatctaaataacccctaatcactcaattgccctgacctcttgaggagatccacctgactgaatcccttcaatgcaaaggctaagacactaaaacgactaacaacaaaaccaaaagggctaaccctagaaagcaaaaagtggggggtccccatttgcaatggggcgatgtgtgaaaacgtcacaacactcaACAAGATGATTAACTCTCATAGAACAAGCATTTTGGCTTTCTCAAGCATATAACCAAGGGCATCATCTGCAAGGGCATAAAGAAACAAGGTGATAGTACAGCCTTGACAGATACAACATTTGAGAGCAAAGGAGTTACAAATGGATCTGTTGACAATAACTCTAATTGAGAGATTCTGGAACCAGTACTATTTAGTTCTAATGACACCTTTCACCAAAACCAAGCCAAGAAATCAATCGAAGGATAAAAAGCTATCTTGTTCTCTCAGAATCTTTGTCAATGTCAATCTTGATGAGGATGTTACGTCACCTTCAATTATCTGCCAATGGCATTATTTCGAGGCCTTGATAAAATTATATAAATGCGTCTGCCTTGACAAAAAATTGGACTGTTTATAGAATGCTACAATGTATGCAATAGTTTGTGGGGGCCATTCAAAAGCATAACACAAGTCTCCATTCAACAACTTGATCTCTATTATTCTCCTTTGATATCAGCTTAATGATCCCATGATTAATCTTCTCCTAAGGTGCAAACAACTTCTGTCTTTGTATAGCATACAACGTCTATAGATTGTTGAGGGTGTTTCAATGGGATCTAAAATAATTAAACAGGCATGCTATCACATCCTGAAAAAAAAATTTTCATGGAGAAAAGTGTGCATTGAACCTCTCCTATGTCAATAGTGAATCATGTCTGGAGGCTGATGAAATAGATTCTTCTCAGGAATCCTCAGAGTTGCCACACACATTTCCCCAGTGGAAGAAAGAATGAATAATCAGTTCCCCCGTCCAATCAGTGCCAGATCAATCTTCCCTGTGGACGACCTCACCACGCAGTCCCAATAGCCAGTGGGGATTCAGGCTGCTTTCTGGACGTGTGTGAGAAGTACAGTTCTGAAAGAGACTTCAGTTCACCAGTTCATTCAGGCTCAACCCCCCACTTCACACTGGGGAACAACCATGCCATGGGCAATCTCATCCCGTGTAGCATGATGGAATGAATACTTATTCATAATAGATAAATTTGCTTGGGTCCATTATCATCAATAGGGCTCTTCTTGATCATCAGGTGTCAGCTCTATTTCTGTGCAGATATCATCAATGACCTCTTCAAAGAGTCATTTTTCTGTACTGTCCCCGGTAAGAGTAAAAATTGATAAAGATAAAAGCCTTTCATAACAGATTGAGGTAGTGGTAGAGCTAGCACTTCGGGTTGTTGATAAACTTAATTACAGGGTGCATTTCCTACCAAGTTTGGCATTGACTCAAATGACTACCCCATGGATTAACTGACCAGAAACAACTATTGTTCTTTATTTTCTAATACACATACCTATGATagcatatttttcaaatttttttgtgtattttccaTATTTCTGCTTCACAAAACTAATAATGATCTCTCGCATGCAAATGATTTTACCTTAAAATATTCAACGATCAGATTTCATGAACCATTAAATAGACATATTTTGCTGCAACTATGAACGTACAAATCCAGCATTTGAAAATGTTAAAATCAAAACAGTGTAAGAACCCAATACCTAACCAAAACCCTAGCCCTTGCAAACTTGGATTCTCCAACTATGTTGCACTCTGTATCCAGCTTAAATGACAAAAAATCCCTCTTATTAAAGTTATCATGCCGAATCACAGAACTCAAGTGAACTCAAATTTGCGCCTTTAAAGCTAAAATTGAAGTCCTGGTCATCAATATTGTCATCAAGAGACAAATCACAGCAATCCCCTAGAGGTACTGATATCAGAGGACTACTTGAGGTTGAATAAGAAAAAACAGTTCTCAATGTATTATTAAAGTTCTATCCAAGTTAATTGAACATGCAGGGTCTTCAAATTAGATCTAATAACCATGTCTTGGTCCTTATTTTTGGTATTTAACAGTAGAATTGGCTCATTCAATCTAGAAAGTGTATGAGATCCAGTTCTCAAAATGTTATTAAATACTAAATTAACTGTGAAGGCAGGAGCTACATGTCTTAGTCTCTATCTTGGTATTTAACTCAGGAGTTGAAACCTTTCAAGCTAGAATATGTAAGAGGTCACCTGACATACACCATTGTTGAGAAGTAGCGCTTCACCTATATTTTTTAATGTTAGTTTTACTAAGTATTTTACTTTCAACAAGAAAAGTCTTTACGTTGAAACTTTTCAAAAAGAGACAACCTACTCCACAAGCATTAAATAAAAATAGCACTACACAGATAATGAATTGGAAATTAAGGAATGCAATATGTTAAACATGCCAGTTTCGGATATTTATTATAAACTACAATCTTGTAAATTAAGGTGCCATTGGATTTCAAATGGCCTAACCAAAGATTGCCGAACCCAAAAACTTAATGAAAACACAGATCTTACCAATTTAGTATCCAAAAAAACAAGAAAAGGGAACAAATGCCTGAAAGGAATACGTGGTCCAAACATATTTTGAGATAATTTCCACAAGTTTTCAAATCGGAAGTATATATCTGAAGATTAATCAATTTAATCCTGTTATTTTTAAAATGCAGATTAAACATAGTGCCAAATGTTACATGATGGATTATATTCACAACGACAGTGAACTAATACTGGagttaaataaaattgaataaaaCGCAAATTTTCATGGGTCCATATAAATAGTAGCAGCAGTCTTACTTTTCATTTATAGTTGTGTCCATGAATCAGTTTAAGGTTATTTAGGCATTCTTTATGTAGAACAGAATGTCATAAGTTTTCATACTGTCACATTCAAACCTAGGAGCACAATAAACCATACGTTTCTGACAACTATTTTAGCCATACTTCAGTTATTACCAGCATTCTTCTGCGGGAAAGATAAATAAAAAAGTAGAAGCTACAAAATAAGGTAATTGAATCTACCTGCAACAAAAAATGATTTTGCTTTATCCCTGAAAGAAAAGGAAATATCATTTACATTTTGAATAGATTTAAAtaactgatttttttattttttttaatatattagaaAGAGAACAAATGCTTTGAAAGATTGCATAGTCCAAACATTTTTTGAGATTATTTTCAGAAGTCTTCAAATTTGAAGTTTATATCTGAAAATTGCTGTATTTAATCCACTTATTTTTAAAATACATAGATTGGACACTGATAAGTCTTAtccatatatattttttaagtatGAAAACCTAAACAAGTGCAAACTGTTACATAAGGGACTACATTCACACAATGACGGTGAGCTAATACTGATTATCATTGAAATCAAGCAAACCACAAATTTTTCTTAGtccatacaaaattttaaacagtAGTGGCAGTTTTACTTTTCATTTGTAATCATGTCCATGAATTAATTCAAGGAAATGAAGATTATTTACAGTTTTTTTATGTTGAACAGAATGCCCACAAGTTTTCTTAAAGTTACATTCTAACCTAGGAGCCCATTACAATAAACCATACATTTTTTACAATTGTATAGGTGTACTTTAGCTATTACCAACATTCTTCCGTGGGAAAGATAAACAAAAATGTAAGAGCTACAAACTAAGATAACTGAATCTCTACTTGCACAAACAAATAATTAAACTCTAGAAAATGGGTCTCACCAACCAAAAAACAGTTCTCAATGTATTATTAAAGTTTTATCCAAGTTAATTGAACATGCAGGGTCTTCAAATTAGATCTAATAACCATGTCTTGGTCCTTATTTTTGGTATTTAACAGTAGAATTGGCTCATTCAATCTagaatttgcatcatcatttagagACAGGGAAATTACATTTTACATAAAAAAATTCCAAAGGCAAATGTGGTACACTCTTTCTTATGCTATGATCAGGAAAATGGGTCTCACCAACCAAAAAACTATTTCTTCTCCtcctaaaatttaaatttaaggAAATACAATCGCATCAAGTGCAGACCATCTGTCCAATATAAGACATAAAACGTACCAGGAAAATTCAGAACATATAAGGAAATTTTGCACAGATAATATCATCAAAGGTATTTACTATTTTTAGCTCACCAAGTATAGATATAGTATAGATATGATTAATCATCAAAGGTATTTTTAGCTCGCCAAGTATAGAACTATATATGAAACTATGGAAGGCTAATGTGAGTTTGGGAACAAATAAAACAGTAACAGCATGCAAAAGTCATGAATGGATTCAGCTCCCAAGCATAGGCAAATAAACAAATACAAGGTATTAGCTTTCCCATCACCAGGACCAGACCAACTGCATCAAACATTACGTTTTGTTAGCCCTTCCAGTTCAGGAGATAATTAAATTCCTTTTACACCAAATACATTCTCATGTTCTATTTACAGACAACAATCCGAAACAATTAAGCAGTTACAAAAAATCAACACAGTAACAAAAAAACCTAAATAAGAAGCCAATCAAAATGGGATATTTTCTACCAATCCATCAGCGTCCATGAGGACTTACAATGCATATAGCAAAATTTCCAAATGAATAAAGGGATGCTGAGATGCAAAAGCACACCCCAATTTCAATTTTGATTTAGAAATAAAATTACAATAGCCACTAATTCACTTAAAAATCAATTGGTCATCCATATAAACCAATACAATACTCCAATTCACTATAAGAAAAATTCAACATGTCCACTAATTTCCTTGCAAATCAATGGAGCCCTTTTTGCTATTACTTTACTCTGAGCTATGATATGATTTGTGGAACTGTGCTGTGGAGAAGGCTTATATTGATAGACATTATCTTTCCCATGAGTTTCTAGAGCTTGTCCTGCAGGTACAACATTTTCCAGCCAGAACTCTCTGAGTGGTTCAAAAATCAAAGCCCAATAGTCGCAGTCTCTCTGTAACCTAAAAATTGAGCTTGCAGTGGGAGTCCAACAGTATAAATCCACCCAATTTCTATCAAGTATCTCCATTAAACCTTGTACTTGTGGCATATAGTAGTAGGGTGCTGAGGCCCAAGGTAACCCAAGCTCAGGCTTCCCCTTATTGAATGGGCATTTGACCTCTAGGATGCCACCCGAATCCTCAACAACACCAGAAAGGGATCTTGTAATCAGGCCATCAGGAGATGCCCCCAACCATTGGAGCTGTTCATTGTCCTTGTGATATATCTGAAACCCCAATTGCTCCACAACGTTCCCTGTAATATCTTTATACCTTTCTACAGCTGTGCCTTCTTTATTAGATCCCCACAACATAGCTTTGTTAGAAACAAAACCCTCCTTTCTAAATACCTTTTCCTCCCACAACTCAAGTCGTCTGTCACCCCAAAAACCAAGGGCAGTACTAAATGCACTAGCAGTCAGCCTATGTCTTCTCAAGGCAAACCATTCTTCCGAACCTTGAGTGATATCTGGTGGGCTTGATTCAGACACATCCGGTCCAGGAAGTGGGATGGCATGGGAGCAATATCCAGGACTTTGATGAGGTTGGATCTGGAAACTCTTACAACCATTAACTCCTTTCTTACTGCTTATTTTCTGAGAAAATGTTGTAAGCCGTAAACTTTGTTGTCTGTTACCAAATAAATTTGTTGCTCCAGCAGATTTTTTAGAAATAACTGTAGTGTGTAAGATACTGTTACAAAAGTTGTCTCAATAAAATCCAACAGAACTATCTATATTAATAACAACCTATGCTCAGAGAAAAAAGAAATTATTTAAGGTAATCCTAAACTTAGTAAGAATTTCACAGCAATACTGAACAAACTAGATTCTACAATAGGTTTTCTACAAAAATTGGTCTGGCATGTAGGATAACAACAGTAGCCTCCGCATATGAAAATATGGGGAAAAACACAACGGAGAGTTAGAACCCTCCAGAAGGCAACATACCTCAGATTGTGCTTTGAAGATCAACTACGAAAAAGCTGGAGGTATAACATACAATTCAAATGGTCAAACCATCTCTTGGTTTATTAGATGCCTTCCAATTCTAAACTCATTGTTAATAAAAAAGATCATAATAATCTCTAAGGCTTTAATTCAGCACATTTCGTATGAAACAGATTTGAAGATTATCATCAACATTTTTTGGTTAGTAGTCATCCCAATGGATTATatgattagaaaaaaataaaattctcaaGAATAACCCATCTCTTGCCTCTAGATTGAAGTGGATATCTTATCACCATGTTTGTCAGACTTCTGATAAAGTGGTCAATCGATTAAATAATCTGATCACTAAGTTCTAAAACTTCATCAACTTATCAAGATGTGGGTATTGTCAACCCATCTTCACTCTTATAGCAAAAAGACTGAAGATCCATTCCCCATTAATTATCAGAGAAATTCTACCTCTAATTCCCATATTCCCACTATTAAATCTAATGTGGATTAATATTTCATACCCAAATCATAAGCCCTATCACCTATATTATTCTGTTAAATCTACAAGGCATGCTTTTTATTCTCAAAACAATGGCGGTGGGTGTTGTACAACAGTTATCAAACAATAAACTGGCCTAGCATTTGCAAAACTGCCTTAGTTGTGGTGGGTGGGGAACAAATATTCCATCAATGGTCCTCTCAGTATAAACCAGTTGTTGGATGCAGCAGTGAGGCAAAATAAGAGAGTGAGAAGTTTCTAGTTCACCAACCTTTATATCACTTGATTTTTTTGGTATTCATCCTTGTTAATCTAAAATATGCTCTTCATAATGTTCCTCTGCTAATAATCCCTCTCATTATCTTTTTCTGATTGTTTAGCCTTCTTGTTGTCCTCTTTATTACCTTCCTTAAAGACAGCCAAAACCTTCAAGTTATTGACTTCATGAACCAGAAAATGGTGGAGAGGCACACTAAATGGAAAACGTTCAACAAATGTTCAATTGACAGAAACTCCCCAAAAATGAGCCTTGTTACAGATACTAGTGAATCATTCAGAAAGTTTGATTGAGAGATTAAGGAAACGCATGGATTTCTCCATTACATAGACCAAATGGTCATTTTTAGGCtcacaaaataaattaatttggCACCAAAACCAGTGCTGGACAATGGTAAGGCTATTATGGTGGAAAAGGATTCTTTCACACTGTTGATTATCAAAATTATGATGCAGTGTCACTGTGAGGAAATAAATACATTATCTTACAAAGCAATGTTCTCCAAGCAATTGACCTATTTGGCATAAGAATGGTCTGTCTATTGTCCTCAGATCAAAATCTTCAACTCCCTATATAACATTAATAAATTGTTTCAAAAACAGATCTAAACATGGAAAACATTGAGTTTTTAGCTCAAATAGGAACTTCTGCACAGGGTTAGTGTGAACGTGTGGAGAGTTCAAGTGGTCCGAGTTAGTCTATTTTGCATTTCACTTTAAAGGACTAAAATAAAAGTCTTTTATTTACCTAAATAAGTCTAAATAAAGCTGATTTTTGGAAGATTAGATTTTTAGCTAAATTAGTATAGAGATAGAAGCAAGATAGGTTGCAACATACTGGGTACAGTGAATTTCTGTGCAGCTGTAACATCAGTTGTGGAGGTTGTTGCCTTTGTAAGTTTTTCAAAGGAATGAAAGACAGATTTGAAGGTGTAATTATTTGTATATGCTTCTGCATTTTGAATTTTCAACTGTTGTGCGATTAATGCAATGTTAGAGTATAATTTGTTTATCTAAAATTAAGCCATTAGTCCTTGTGTTCAGAAAATTGGTTCAGAAAACCATGAGTTGACCAATTGGCCACAGGCCCAAAACTATAATAATGCAGTTGTAACAAGATATGAGAGATTTAACGTATAGAATTGTTACAAAGTAAGTTCACAAGAGCTCTTAACGGCCTTGAAATACTTATATCCAAATTATCCAGCAGAAGTAGCAAAACTTCTGTTATATAAAAAGGGAGAGTAAAAAGAGAAACAAGCCTGCCTGCCATTAATTACAATGCAATCAGGGTATATATTCTGACAAATCTATGCAATAAATAGTGAGAAAGATTTTAAAATAAGGTCTTTCATTTATGGAGCTCCTTTTTATGTCTATTTCTTATTTATTATGTCCTGTAGGTTGGTGATTTTTGCTGCAAAAATTATGAATCAAAAAGATCATCCAGTGGTCACAGTCAAGGAAGGACTTGGGAGAGTAGACAACCTCCTATGAACTTTGCGGAGGCACCGAGGAGAAAATACCAAAGTCCTTAAAAACAAGAGCTGAGCATCAACAATATTGACGATTATTCAGTAAAATTCATACAAGCTGTTTGGGTACTGATCCCAATGAGAATACTGGTTTTAGATTTTATATTATTCCTGCCCCTTAGTTGCCTTTGCCACTTCAATTGATCCAAAATGGATCAATAAAAGTTGGTCAACATAACTGATGCCACTAAGGTACTTTTCCGAGGACTTCTCATTTGCTGGACATAAAATAAGACCCATTTCTGTCAGGCAATTATCAAATCCTAAGTTGCATGAGATACAGACATGAAAATCAGGTACAAAAGCCACCTGGATAAACTGGGCACCTAAGAGACTTCACAATTATTTAAAAACAAGCATCAGCAACAGATTTGACCATGGCTGGATCTATCTCTAACAAAACAGGTTGCACTTGACAATAGTTGTACACATACAAATAGGACAAAACAACAAAGACCACAGCCCAGAAGTGAAGTTAAGCATCACATACCTCATCTTTTAGGCTTCTATCTCGAACTCTCTTATAACTCTTGGGACTGTAACCTTCCTTGCAAACACGTAGAAAGGGTTCCTTTCACTTATCGTGACTGTAATTATTGCATTTTTTGCAACAGTCAAGTAGTCTTGGATATGTTTAAGTGTAATTGAGAAGGCTAAGGAGAAGTGGAATTGATGCTTGAGTGTTTGGGCATTCCTTGAAGGTCTTTAAAAGGCAGCAAACCTCTATAgactatatatattttatttacttaagagttattttatttactttacatCTATGCAATAAGTATTTTAGTTtacattgtttatttttatttttattgaaaagcTATTCCTATTtggttaagaattattttatttagtggagttattatattttatttatttacttcaGAGTTACTTTATAGTTATGTTATTTTACTTTAGaactatttaagaattattttatttattttttattttttgctcggTAATGGTTGATTTTATTAAGAAACCGGGTTTTGACCTGGCCCGAACCAGGTGGGGCTACAACCAGGGAGCCACCTCCCCACAGAAACAAACAGACCCATTAACAGGTCAATGTGAACACAGATGATTAGCCTCCTCCACATCCTGAGATTGAAGGATCAGCCTAATACTGTCATCCTTAGCTCTCTTGTCCCGCCTCCTTTTAACCTCAATCCAACCTTCATCTCTAGCACTTTCCAGTAACTTCAAACTGGATGCCCTCAATAACCTCTTTCCCTCCTTCCTCCGAGCTATGCGCACCGATGTGGTTCGCACCAGAAACACACACCTGTGAACCCCATATTTGATCCAGATTTAGCCTTCAGCTCTTGCCTTTGCTCACTGCCTGCTTGATCCCCACAATTGACTGTATTAACACTAATATTCCCCCCATCACCTGGAACTCCTGTTTTTCCTTGCATTGATTTACCAGCATCACCCTTGGTCTCTGGCATCTTACCCTTGCTACCCAAATTCTCACCACTAAAGACTTGAGGATCCTGGGAAAAATGGGTTTATGGTAACCAGTGAGAATCAAACCGGAGTTGATGCGTAGCACCGggatcattagcctaacactacgCCTCACGACTCGCCTTCAAACCAACTCAGCTACTCATGCAcccttattattttatttatttttacttgaaagttgttttattctattttatttactctaaaAGTTATTTTATAGTTTCATTTTAGTTTTGTTTTTAGTATATGTTGGCTGTGTTTTAGTTTTTATTTACACAGTCACAACATGACACTTCATACCTTGCTGCCACTGTAGAACACCTCTCAGCACAATTAAGGATTTTTAGGACTGCTTTATGCATTTGTGCTTCAAAATCAGCAAGTAGATTAGTCAGTACTTGATTGGGACAATTGAGATTTGTGTTGATAAATAAAGAAGTGAAATATCCACCCTATTTATGGATCAATCTGGTACTAGAACACGGTTTTCTTGTTCTTTCTGATGTGGTTTCATGAGGTGTGTTTGTAgctttcaattttacaattcatgACTCTAACTGAATCAGCTATTAGAAAGGAAAATGATTCTTGGTTCCTTTGCAACAAGAGATATCCACAATAAGGTTGAAAATAGTAATACAAATCGAAAGCATGGACTTTATAGAAGATGGTGGAAGACTTTCCAATGGTGAAAAGAGATTCAGCAAATTGGAAGAGGGCATTGCTAACATCACTTAATCCTCGGGA contains:
- the LOC131068726 gene encoding uncharacterized protein LOC131068726, which encodes MAMNFTGTLRARAATVRLENVISKKSAGATNLFGNRQQSLRLTTFSQKISSKKGVNGCKSFQIQPHQSPGYCSHAIPLPGPDVSESSPPDITQGSEEWFALRRHRLTASAFSTALGFWGDRRLELWEEKVFRKEGFVSNKAMLWGSNKEGTAVERYKDITGNVVEQLGFQIYHKDNEQLQWLGASPDGLITRSLSGVVEDSGGILEVKCPFNKGKPELGLPWASAPYYYMPQVQGLMEILDRNWVDLYCWTPTASSIFRLQRDCDYWALIFEPLREFWLENVVPAGQALETHGKDNVYQYKPSPQHSSTNHIIAQSKVIAKRAPLICKEISGHVEFFL